In Diceros bicornis minor isolate mBicDic1 chromosome 23, mDicBic1.mat.cur, whole genome shotgun sequence, a single genomic region encodes these proteins:
- the TENT5A gene encoding terminal nucleotidyltransferase 5A isoform X1, producing the protein MHQRYFWTDQGQVVFGGHFMAEGEGYFAMAEDELAGSPYIPLGGDFSGGDCGGGFGGPCLDYCESPTAHCNVLNWEQVQRLDGILSETIPIHGRGNFPTLELQPSLIVKVVRRRLAEKRIGVRDVRLNGSAASHVLHQDSGLGYKDLDLIFCADLRGEEEFQTVKDVVLDCLLDFLPEGVNKEKITPLTLKEAYVQKMVKVCNDSDRWSLISLSNNSGKNVELKFVDSLRRQFEFSVDSFQIKLDSLLLFYECSENPMTETFHPTIIGESVYGDFHEAFDHLCNKIIATRNPEEIRGGGLLKYCNLLVRGFRPASDEIKTLQRYMCSRFFIDFSDIGEQQRKLESYLQNHFVGLEDRKYDYLMTLHGVVNESTVCLMGHERRQTLNLITMLAIRVLADQNVIPNVANVTCYYQPAPYVADANFSNYYIAQVQPVFTCQQQTYSTWLPCN; encoded by the exons ATGCATCAGAGATACTTTTG GACTGACCAGGGCCAAGTGGTGTTCGGCGGGCACTTCATGGCAGAGGGCGAAGGGTACTTTGCCATGGCCGAGGACGAGCTGGCCGGCAGCCCCTACATCCCCCTGGGCGGCGACTTCAGCGGCGGCGACTGCGGCGGCGGCTTCGGCGGGCCCTGCTTGGACTATTGCGAAAGCCCCACGGCGCACTGCAACGTGCTGAACTGGGAGCAAGTGCAGCGGCTGGACGGCATCCTGAGCGAGACCATCCCCATCCACGGGCGCGGCAACTTCCCCACGCTCGAGCTGCAGCCCAGCCTCATCGTGAAGGTGGTGCGGCGGCGCCTGGCGGAGAAGCGCATCGGCGTCCGCGACGTGCGCCTCAACGGCTCGGCCGCCAGCCACGTCCTGCACCAGGACAGCGGCCTGGGCTACAAGGACCTGGACCTCATCTTCTGCGCCGACCTGCGCGGGGAAGAGGAGTTTCAGACTGTGAAGGACGTGGTGCTGGACTGCCTGTTGGACTTCTTACCCGAGGGGGTGAACAAGGAGAAGATCACGCCGCTCACGCTCAAG GAAGCTTATGTGCAGAAAATGGTTAAAGTATGCAATGACTCTGACCGATGGAGTCTTATATCCCTGTCAAACAACAGTGGCAAAAATGTGGAACTGAAATTTGTGGATTCCCTCCGGAGGCAGTTTGAATTTAGTGTAGATTCTTTTCAAATCAAATTAGACTCTCTTCTCCTCTTTTACGAATGTTCAGAGAATCCAATGACTGAAACATTTCACCCCACAATAATTGGTGAAAGTGTCTACGGCGATTTCCACGAAGCTTTTGATCACCTTTGTAACAAGATCATTGCCACCAGGAACCCAGAAGAAATCAGAGGGGGAGGCCTGCTTAAGTACTGCAACCTCTTAGTGAGGGGCTTTAGGCCCGCCTCTGATGAGATCAAGACCCTTCAGAGGTATATGTGTTCCAGGTTTTTCATCGACTTCTCAGACATTGGAGAGCAGCAGAGAAAACTGGAGTCCTATTTGCAGAACCACTTCGTGGGATTGGAAGACCGCAAGTATGACTATCTCATGACCCTTCACGGAGTAGTGAATGAGAGTACCGTGTGCCTGATGGGACATGAAAGAAGACAGACTTTAAACCTTATCACAATGCTGGCTATCCGGGTTCTAGCTGACCAAAATGTCATCCCTAATGTGGCTAATGTCACTTGCTATTACCAGCCGGCCCCCTATGTAGCAGATGCCAACTTTAGCAATTACTACATTGCGCAGGTCCAGCCAGTATTCACGTGCCAGCAACAGACATACTCCACTTGGCTACCCTGCAATtaa
- the TENT5A gene encoding terminal nucleotidyltransferase 5A isoform X3, giving the protein MHQRYFWTDQGQVVFGGHFMAEGEGYFAMAEDELAGSPYIPLGGDFSGGDCGGGFGGPCLDYCESPTAHCNVLNWEQVQRLDGILSETIPIHGRGNFPTLELQPSLIVKVVRRRLAEKRIGVRDVRLNGSAASHVLHQDSGLGYKDLDLIFCADLRGEEEFQTVKDVVLDCLLDFLPEGVNKEKITPLTLKEAYVQKMVKVCNDSDRWSLISLSNNSGKNVELKFVDSLRRQFEFSVDSFQIKLDSLLLFYECSENPMTETFHPTIIGESVYGDFHEAFDHLCNKIIATRNPEEIRGGGLLKYCNLLVRGFRPASDEIKTLQRYMCSRFFIDFSDIGEQQRKLESYLQNHFVGLEDRKMT; this is encoded by the exons ATGCATCAGAGATACTTTTG GACTGACCAGGGCCAAGTGGTGTTCGGCGGGCACTTCATGGCAGAGGGCGAAGGGTACTTTGCCATGGCCGAGGACGAGCTGGCCGGCAGCCCCTACATCCCCCTGGGCGGCGACTTCAGCGGCGGCGACTGCGGCGGCGGCTTCGGCGGGCCCTGCTTGGACTATTGCGAAAGCCCCACGGCGCACTGCAACGTGCTGAACTGGGAGCAAGTGCAGCGGCTGGACGGCATCCTGAGCGAGACCATCCCCATCCACGGGCGCGGCAACTTCCCCACGCTCGAGCTGCAGCCCAGCCTCATCGTGAAGGTGGTGCGGCGGCGCCTGGCGGAGAAGCGCATCGGCGTCCGCGACGTGCGCCTCAACGGCTCGGCCGCCAGCCACGTCCTGCACCAGGACAGCGGCCTGGGCTACAAGGACCTGGACCTCATCTTCTGCGCCGACCTGCGCGGGGAAGAGGAGTTTCAGACTGTGAAGGACGTGGTGCTGGACTGCCTGTTGGACTTCTTACCCGAGGGGGTGAACAAGGAGAAGATCACGCCGCTCACGCTCAAG GAAGCTTATGTGCAGAAAATGGTTAAAGTATGCAATGACTCTGACCGATGGAGTCTTATATCCCTGTCAAACAACAGTGGCAAAAATGTGGAACTGAAATTTGTGGATTCCCTCCGGAGGCAGTTTGAATTTAGTGTAGATTCTTTTCAAATCAAATTAGACTCTCTTCTCCTCTTTTACGAATGTTCAGAGAATCCAATGACTGAAACATTTCACCCCACAATAATTGGTGAAAGTGTCTACGGCGATTTCCACGAAGCTTTTGATCACCTTTGTAACAAGATCATTGCCACCAGGAACCCAGAAGAAATCAGAGGGGGAGGCCTGCTTAAGTACTGCAACCTCTTAGTGAGGGGCTTTAGGCCCGCCTCTGATGAGATCAAGACCCTTCAGAGGTATATGTGTTCCAGGTTTTTCATCGACTTCTCAGACATTGGAGAGCAGCAGAGAAAACTGGAGTCCTATTTGCAGAACCACTTCGTGGGATTGGAAGACCGCAA GATGACATGA
- the TENT5A gene encoding terminal nucleotidyltransferase 5A isoform X2, protein MAEGEGYFAMAEDELAGSPYIPLGGDFSGGDCGGGFGGPCLDYCESPTAHCNVLNWEQVQRLDGILSETIPIHGRGNFPTLELQPSLIVKVVRRRLAEKRIGVRDVRLNGSAASHVLHQDSGLGYKDLDLIFCADLRGEEEFQTVKDVVLDCLLDFLPEGVNKEKITPLTLKEAYVQKMVKVCNDSDRWSLISLSNNSGKNVELKFVDSLRRQFEFSVDSFQIKLDSLLLFYECSENPMTETFHPTIIGESVYGDFHEAFDHLCNKIIATRNPEEIRGGGLLKYCNLLVRGFRPASDEIKTLQRYMCSRFFIDFSDIGEQQRKLESYLQNHFVGLEDRKYDYLMTLHGVVNESTVCLMGHERRQTLNLITMLAIRVLADQNVIPNVANVTCYYQPAPYVADANFSNYYIAQVQPVFTCQQQTYSTWLPCN, encoded by the exons ATGGCAGAGGGCGAAGGGTACTTTGCCATGGCCGAGGACGAGCTGGCCGGCAGCCCCTACATCCCCCTGGGCGGCGACTTCAGCGGCGGCGACTGCGGCGGCGGCTTCGGCGGGCCCTGCTTGGACTATTGCGAAAGCCCCACGGCGCACTGCAACGTGCTGAACTGGGAGCAAGTGCAGCGGCTGGACGGCATCCTGAGCGAGACCATCCCCATCCACGGGCGCGGCAACTTCCCCACGCTCGAGCTGCAGCCCAGCCTCATCGTGAAGGTGGTGCGGCGGCGCCTGGCGGAGAAGCGCATCGGCGTCCGCGACGTGCGCCTCAACGGCTCGGCCGCCAGCCACGTCCTGCACCAGGACAGCGGCCTGGGCTACAAGGACCTGGACCTCATCTTCTGCGCCGACCTGCGCGGGGAAGAGGAGTTTCAGACTGTGAAGGACGTGGTGCTGGACTGCCTGTTGGACTTCTTACCCGAGGGGGTGAACAAGGAGAAGATCACGCCGCTCACGCTCAAG GAAGCTTATGTGCAGAAAATGGTTAAAGTATGCAATGACTCTGACCGATGGAGTCTTATATCCCTGTCAAACAACAGTGGCAAAAATGTGGAACTGAAATTTGTGGATTCCCTCCGGAGGCAGTTTGAATTTAGTGTAGATTCTTTTCAAATCAAATTAGACTCTCTTCTCCTCTTTTACGAATGTTCAGAGAATCCAATGACTGAAACATTTCACCCCACAATAATTGGTGAAAGTGTCTACGGCGATTTCCACGAAGCTTTTGATCACCTTTGTAACAAGATCATTGCCACCAGGAACCCAGAAGAAATCAGAGGGGGAGGCCTGCTTAAGTACTGCAACCTCTTAGTGAGGGGCTTTAGGCCCGCCTCTGATGAGATCAAGACCCTTCAGAGGTATATGTGTTCCAGGTTTTTCATCGACTTCTCAGACATTGGAGAGCAGCAGAGAAAACTGGAGTCCTATTTGCAGAACCACTTCGTGGGATTGGAAGACCGCAAGTATGACTATCTCATGACCCTTCACGGAGTAGTGAATGAGAGTACCGTGTGCCTGATGGGACATGAAAGAAGACAGACTTTAAACCTTATCACAATGCTGGCTATCCGGGTTCTAGCTGACCAAAATGTCATCCCTAATGTGGCTAATGTCACTTGCTATTACCAGCCGGCCCCCTATGTAGCAGATGCCAACTTTAGCAATTACTACATTGCGCAGGTCCAGCCAGTATTCACGTGCCAGCAACAGACATACTCCACTTGGCTACCCTGCAATtaa